In Juglans microcarpa x Juglans regia isolate MS1-56 chromosome 8D, Jm3101_v1.0, whole genome shotgun sequence, the following are encoded in one genomic region:
- the LOC121243062 gene encoding putative laccase-9, with protein MELNKIGRLLFGVLGFLLLDHGLLLCTAKKVHRYSFILKETNFTRMCTTKSMFTVNGQWPGPTIHVRKGDTAFVNVHNDGNYGVTIHWHGVKQPRNPWSDGPENITQCPIQPGKNFTYEVIFSDEEGTLWWHAHSDWSRATIHGAIVILPEKGTTYPFPKPYAEQVLILGEWFNGDVKELIDSALETGANPDISDAYAINGQPGFPNNCSNETTYRLPVQYGETYLLRIVHAGMNEEMFFGIAKHNLTVVAQDAAYIKPITTDYIMITPGQTMDILLKADQDPSYYYIAATPFFDASVPYDNSNTSAVLQYGGNYTPPSSPPYPSLPNTTDKGAADSFTTRIKALASSEHPINVPTEIDRKIFVTVSVNQIFCPNQSCGGPDGNRVSASLNNISFLTPTTDILQAYYKNLSDVFSNDFPNKPLYVFNYTGDVGNNTLYPSQGTNVTIIDYGAAVEIVFQGTNVGTAENHPMHLHGFSFYLVGTGYGNFNETTSPKTYNLEDPPEVNTIGVPKNGWATIRFIANNPGVWFMHCHLERHSSWGMATVFIVKNGPTNDTSVLPILPNNLPICS; from the exons ATGGAACTAAACAAGATAGGCCGCTTGCTCTTtggggttttagggtttttgcTTTTGGATCATGGGCTGCTGCTTTGTACGGCCAAAAAGGTCCACCGCTACAGCTTTATT CTGAAGGAGACGAACTTTACAAGGATGTGTACAACAAAGAGCATGTTCACTGTAAATGGCCAATGGCCTGGCCCGACCATTCATGTTCGCAAAGGGGATACGGCATTCGTAAATGTTCACAACGACGGAAATTATGGGGTCACTATTCACtg GCACGGAGTGAAGCAACCAAGGAATCCATGGTCGGATGGTCCTGAAAACATTACACAATGCCCTATTCAACCAGGAAAAAACTTCACATATGAGGTTATATTTTCAGACGAAGAAGGAACTCTTTGGTGGCATGCCCACAGTGATTGGTCTCGGGCAACAATCCACGGTGCCATTGTCATCTTACCTGAAAAAGGAACCACTTATCCATTTCCCAAGCCCTATGCAGAACAAGTGCTTATACTTG GCGAATGGTTCAATGGAGATGTCAAGGAACTAATTGATAGTGCTCTAGAAACAGGTGCCAATCCAGACATATCAGATGCCTACGCTATTAATGGCCAGCCAGGATTTCCAAATAATTGCTCTAATG AAACAACATATCGTCTCCCAGTCCAATATGGAGAGACATATCTTCTTCGTATTGTTCATGCCGGGATGAATGAAGAAATGTTCTTTGGAATAGCAAAACACAACCTCACCGTTGTTGCCCAAGATGCCGCATACATAAAGCCCATAACCACAGATTACATCATGATAACCCCAGGACAAACAATGGACATCTTGCTCAAAGCAGACCAAGATCCCAGCTACTATTACATAGCTGCAACTCCTTTCTTTGATGCTAGTGTTCCATACGACAATTCCAACACTTCGGCAGTTCTCCAGTATGGGGGAAATTATACTcctccatcctctcctccctatccttccCTTCCTAATACCACTGACAAAGGTGCTGCAGACAGCTTCACAACTCGCATAAAGGCCTTGGCGAGTAGTGAGCACCCCATCAATGTCCCGACAGAGATTGATAGGAAAATTTTCGTTACAGTTTCTGTAAATCAGATATTTTGCCCTAATCAATCATGTGGGGGTCCAGATGGTAATAGGGTATCTGCAAGCTTAAACAACATCAGTTTCCTGACACCAACGACTGACATACTGCAAGCGTATTACAA GAACTTGTCGGACGTGTTCAGCAATGATTTCCCCAATAAGCCACTCTATGTTTTTAACTACACGGGAGACGTGGGAAACAACACATTATATCCGAGCCAAGGGACAAATGTTACGATAATAGATTATGGGGCGGCAGTGGAAATAGTGTTCCAAGGGACAAATGTTGGGACTGCAGAGAATCATCCGATGCATCTCCATGGTTTTAGTTTCTATTTGGTAGGGACGGGCTATGGAAATTTCAACGAGACCACTTCCCCCAAAACATACAATTTAGAGGATCCACCGGAAGTTAACACCATTGGCGTTCCTAAGAATGGATGGGCTACAATTAGATTCATTGCCAATAATCCGG GGGTTTGGTTTATGCACTGTCATTTGGAACGACATTCTTCTTGGGGTATGGCCACTGTTTTCATTGTGAAGAATGGACCCACAAACGATACAAGCGTCCTCCCAATACTCCCAAATAATTTGCCAATTTGTTCTTag